The sequence CAAGACACCTTTAGATATAACGCCCGCGATCTCGCCGTGGTGCGCGCCAATATCGAAAACATTCCGCTAGTAATGGGCAGTGCCACGCCGAGCTTTGAAACTATTCACAATGCCGATTTGGGTAAGTATCAGTTGCTAACCCTAACCAAACGCGCCGCCAACGCGAGCACCGCGAGCCACCAGCTAATCGACATTAAAGGCTTACAACTGCAAAGCGGCTTATCGCCACAGCTAATTGAATTAATGCGCCATCATCTAACGCGTGGTAATCAGGTGATGATATTTCTTAATCGCCGTGGTTATGCGCCAGCGTTGCTATGTCACGAATGTGGTTGGCTTGGTAACTGTCAGCGCTGCGATGCCAACTACACGGTGCATCAGCAATATCGCTACATTCAGTGTCATCACTGCGGCGACCAACACGCCATTCCTTATCAGTGTCCTGGCTGTGGCAGCACCCAGTTAGCGACCGCGGGCGTTGGTACCGAACAGTTAGAGCACACTATTAACGAGCTATTTCCCGAATTTAATAGCGTACGCATCGACCGCGACAGTACCCGCCGCAAAGGTGCGCTCGATGAATCCCTCAACGCCATTAACAACAACGACTATCAAATTCTTATTGGCACTCAAATGCTCGCCAAAGGTCATCATTTCCCCGATGTTACCTTGGTGGCGATTTTAGATGTCGATAGCGCGCTGTTTAGCGGTGATTTTCGAGCCAGCGAAAAACTCGCTCAGTTATATTTACAAGTGTCAGGTCGCGCCGGACGCGCCAGCAAACCCGGCCAAGTGGCGCTGCAAACCCATCATCCAGAGCACGCGCTGTTGCAACTGCTCAACGACAAAGGCTATATGGCCTTTAGCGAAGTGGCAATGAAAGAGCGCCGCGTCGCCCAACTACCGCCCTATTGGCACATGGCGCTGTTGCGTATTGAATCTCACAAAGGCGATCTCATCACGGCCTTCAATCAAACCATCCACGATGTAGCCATGCCATTGCTACAACAAATTGGCAGTAAAGATCATCCATTGCGTCAAATTGGCCCCATGCCATCACCGATGGAGCGCCGCGCGGGTAAATATCGTTGGCAGGTGATTTTCGAAGCTTCAACTCGCAGCCGCTTGCATGCCTTTATCGAAGCCTTGCAAAGCGAGCTGGCCAAACATAAATCGAGTCACAAGGTGCGTTGGAGCATTGATGTTGACCCAATCGATATGGTTTAAACAAACAATCAGTTCAACGACAAAATACAACTAAAGTCGTCTTTTAATAAAAAACTTTCAAAATTGTCGAATTTGCCCTAAAACGCCCTTTAGACAGCGCTTTTTTTGCGATAGACTTAGCCGTTATCGCCGCGAGAAATACGCGGATAAAAAATAATAGCAATGTCAATAAACAACCAGTGGTAATCGAATCTAATGAAAGACAATATCCAACAACTACTTGAACAAACCGTCGAAGTTTTAAAGCAAGAAAACATCTTGCCAGCTGATGCTGCGCCGCGCATTCAAGTAGACCGAACCAAGGATAAGTCTCACGGTGATTTCGCCACTAACCTAGCGTTAATGACCTCAAAATTAGCCGGTAAAAACCCACGCGAATTAGCACAAATTATTTGCGACAAATTGCCACAATCAGCAGTTGTTGAAAAAACAGAAATCGCTGGCCCGGGTTTTATTAACTTCTTCGTTGCCGACAACGCACTAACGGACCAACTTGAAGCGGCCTACAACGACGAGCGTTTAAACGTTCAAGCCGTTGCTAACCCACAAAACATCGTAGTGGATTACAGCGCGCCAAACCTCGCTAAAGAAATGCACGTTGGTCACCTGCGTTCAGCGATTATCGGCGATAGCGTAGTACGCACCTTAGAATTCTTAGGTCACAAAGTGATTCGTCAAAACCACGTAGGCGACTGGGGCACCCAATTCGGCATGCTGCTGACCTACATGGAGCGCCTGCAAGAAAAAGGCGGCGAAATCTCGATGGAACTGCACAACCTTGAGCAATTCTACCGCGCTGCTAAAAAGTGTTTCGACGAAGACGAAAGCTTTACTAATCGCGCTCGTGAAATGGTTGTTAAGCTACAAAGCGGCGACGAAAACTGCCAAAAACTATGGCAACAATTTATCGATATTTCACTAAGCCATTGTCAAGAAACTTACGATCGCTTAGGTGTGAGCCTAACGCGTGAAGACGTCATGGCCGAAAGTGCCTACAACGACATGCTAGCTGGCGTGGTTGAATCGCTAAAAGAGCAAGGTCTATTAGTTGAAGACAACGGTGCACAATGTGTATTCCTAGACGAATTCAAAGGCAAAAACGACGAACCACTGCCAATCATCATCCAAAAGACTGGT comes from Psychrobium sp. MM17-31 and encodes:
- the priA gene encoding primosomal protein N'; translated protein: MTHKTLLEVAVPTPLTRPFNYLCPADISLPVIGARVVVPFGSRELTAMVTGHVDELDESIDESKLKAIIKVLDDAPLQPPSFHKLLTWASNYYHYSLGEIYSQSWPALLRKGEAAELQPVMQLQLTEQGKLTELDELKRAKKQQQLLAHMQANPIQLPQQLKDNDFTTPAIKACSEKGLIELVEKPLAQPCSWNESHINQDDKLVLNAEQAIAVAAINDKPFYQTSLLLGITGSGKTEVYLQAIERVISEGKQALVMVPEIGLTPQTLGRFQRRFNVPIVFLHSALNDKERLDGFLKAKQGLAAIIIGTRSAIFTPLLKPGMIIVDEEHDSSFKQQDTFRYNARDLAVVRANIENIPLVMGSATPSFETIHNADLGKYQLLTLTKRAANASTASHQLIDIKGLQLQSGLSPQLIELMRHHLTRGNQVMIFLNRRGYAPALLCHECGWLGNCQRCDANYTVHQQYRYIQCHHCGDQHAIPYQCPGCGSTQLATAGVGTEQLEHTINELFPEFNSVRIDRDSTRRKGALDESLNAINNNDYQILIGTQMLAKGHHFPDVTLVAILDVDSALFSGDFRASEKLAQLYLQVSGRAGRASKPGQVALQTHHPEHALLQLLNDKGYMAFSEVAMKERRVAQLPPYWHMALLRIESHKGDLITAFNQTIHDVAMPLLQQIGSKDHPLRQIGPMPSPMERRAGKYRWQVIFEASTRSRLHAFIEALQSELAKHKSSHKVRWSIDVDPIDMV
- the argS gene encoding arginine--tRNA ligase, translating into MKDNIQQLLEQTVEVLKQENILPADAAPRIQVDRTKDKSHGDFATNLALMTSKLAGKNPRELAQIICDKLPQSAVVEKTEIAGPGFINFFVADNALTDQLEAAYNDERLNVQAVANPQNIVVDYSAPNLAKEMHVGHLRSAIIGDSVVRTLEFLGHKVIRQNHVGDWGTQFGMLLTYMERLQEKGGEISMELHNLEQFYRAAKKCFDEDESFTNRAREMVVKLQSGDENCQKLWQQFIDISLSHCQETYDRLGVSLTREDVMAESAYNDMLAGVVESLKEQGLLVEDNGAQCVFLDEFKGKNDEPLPIIIQKTGGGFLYATTDMAATRYRNDVLNADRVLYFVDARQSLHFQQIFTLAKKANFARPEMSLEHMAFGTVMGEDGKPFKTRSGEVAKLADLLDEAQQRAFDLVKSKNPDMSEDQLKKIADVVGISAVKYADLSKTRTSDYTFSFDSMLSFEGNTAPYILYAYTRVASVFAKAGVDANNLSGDIVLNSEQEKALGAKLMQFNDAVKQVADKGLPHVMCSYLFDLAGTFSSFYEACPILVGDDEALKQSRLKLAALTAKTLKQGLSLLGIETLERM